Part of the Nocardioides perillae genome is shown below.
CACCCACCCGAAGCCGATGGCCTCGACGCCCTGGTCCTCCAGCCACGACAGCCAGGTGTCGTAGCGCTGCGCGTAGTCGGGCCCGCCGTGGTGGCCGGCGTCCTTGAGCCACAGCTCGACGTACGCCGCCGGGTCGAGCACCTCGCGCTGCACGACCAGGGCGTCGCACTCCTCGTCGAGCCAGCCGGCGAGCCGCTCGTCCCACGGCGTGCCGTCGGCGATGACCCAGTTGGCCAGCACCTGGCACCAGCCGCCGGGGGCGAGGTGGCGCGGCGCGGCGCGCACGATGTCCTCGACCACGCGGTCGCCCGGCAGGCCGGAGTCGCGGTAGACCAGGCGCTCACCGGTGGCCGGGCTGATGACGAACGGCGGGTTGGTCGCGATGAGGTCGAACTCCTCGCCCGCCACCGGCTCGAAGTAGGAGCCCTCGCGCACCTCGACCGCGTCGGCCTCGTTGAGCGCGGCGTTGAGGCGGGCGACGCGCAGCGCCCGCCGGTTGACGTCGGTCGCCACCACCCGCCGGGCGTGGGTCGCGAGGTGCAGCGCCTGCACGCCGCAACCGGTGCCGAGGTCGAGCGCGCGCTCGACCGGGTGGCGCAGCGTGAGCTGCGCCAGGGACGTCGAGGCGGAGCTGATGCCGAGCACGTGGTCGGCGCCGACCCGCGTCGGAGCGCCGTCGAGCCCCGGCGTGAGGTCGCTGACGACCCACAGCGCCCGGTCGGCGCCGCCGGCCCCGGCCCCGTCGGCGGCGGAGTAGGGCCGCACGTCGAGGCGGGCGGCCACCTGGCCGACGCTGCGCTCGAGGATGCCCTCCGCGGCGAGGCGGTCGACCAGCCCGGGCAGCGCGGCCTCGGCCTCGGCGGCCGCGACCGGCGCCTGCAGCAGGAACAGCCGCGTCAGCGTCTCCAGCGGCGACCCGCCGCCGGTGCGGCGCAGGCCGGGCGTCGTCTCGTTGCGCCCGAGCGCCGCGTGGGCGGTCGGGCCCAGCAGCGCGGCGACCGCCTCGACGGTGAAGTCGGCCTCCTGCAGCGCCTCGCGCAGGCGGCGGGGCAGGTCGCGGGCGGCGGGGGTCGACGGGTCGGCGGGGCTCACGCGAGGAGCGTACGGCGCACGCGGCGCCCCCCCGCCGCGCACTGGCCCGATCGGGCCAGGGCGAGGTGGCCCACCTGGGCCACTCCGTCACCCGGTCGGCCAGTTGGGTCCCACAACTGCCCGGGACCACCTCCACGGGTGGGACCGTGCCGGTGGAGGGAAACAACTGATCGGCGTGCGCTGGACGGCGGCCTGGCTGCGCCCCTGGGGGAGGGAACCACCACCGCGCCCTGCGCGCGCTCCTGTCCACCGCGACCGCCGGCGTGGTCGTCGGCGGCGCCGTCCTCGGCGTCACCACCGTCCCGGCCGGCGCAGCTCCGGCCGCGGCGGTCGCGTCGGCGGCCGCGCCGACCGTCTCCGGCGCCGACGACCGCCTGCTCGGCCTGCAGCTGCTCGAGGTGGTCCAGCCGCCGACGCTCTCGGGCACGCCCGGGGTCGGCTCGCTGCTGACCCTCACCAGCCCGGCCTGGAGCCTGCTCGGCGTCACCGAGCAGTTCGCCTGGCTGCGCAACGGCGTGCCGATCCCCGGCGCGACCGGCTCGACCTACGTGCCCACGACTGCCGACGCCGGCGCCGTGCTCCAGGGCGTCGTCACCGGCTCGGTCCTCGGGCTGCTGCCCGTCGAGGCGGTCACCGGCGCGCTGCAGCTGCCGGGCCTGCCCGGCGACGGCACCGGCGGCACCGGCGGGGGCACCGACGGGGGCGGCGGCACGGGCGGCACGGACGGGTGCACCACCGACCCGTCCGGCCAGCTCTCGGTCCTGCAGCCGCCCCAGATCGCCGGCCTGCAGGGCGTGGGGTCCCTGCTCGTCGTGCTCGACCCGCTGTGGTCGCTGCCGGGCATCTCGATGGCCTATCAGTGGTTCTCCGGCGGCGTGCCGGTCCCCGGCGCCACGGACGAGTTCTTCGTGCCCGGTGTCGCCGAGGCCGGTCTGCCGCTCCTCGTCCGCGTCACGGGCACCCTGGCCGGGGTGCCGGTGGTCAGCACGGTCTCCGACACCGTCCTCGTGCCCCTGCTGCCCGACCAGGAGCTGAGCGCGAGCGACGCGCCGACGCTCACCCAGCCCGCGAAGGTCGGCAAGCCGGTCGTGGCCACCGACCCGACCTGGAGCACCGACGGCGTGACCGCGACCTACCAGTGGTTCGCCAACGGCTCACCGATCTCCGGCGCCACCGCGAAGTCCTTCACCCCGACCGCCGCCGAGCTCGCCAAGACCGTGCTCGTCAAGGTGACCGGCACCAAGGAGGGCTGGACCGCCAAGACCGTCGACAGCACCGGCATCGTCGTCGGCAAGGGCGACGCCCCGACCTTCACCGCGCAGCCCGGCGTCACCGGCACCCACGGCCTGGGATCGACGCTGTCCGCGACGCTCGGCACCTGGCCCGGCACCACCTCCGTCGGCGCCCAGTGGCTACGCGACGGCGTGCCGGTGGCCGGCGCCTCGGGACTGAACTACGTCGTGCAGGCGGCCGACGTCGGTCGACGGCTCTCCGTGCTCGTGACGGCCGTGAAGCCCGGCCACGAGACCGCCACCTTCACCACCACGCCGGTCGCGGTGGCCAAGACCCGCGCGAGCGCGGGCCTGCGGCTGGTCAAGGCGAAGGTGAAGAAGGGCACCCGCGCCGTCGCCGTGCTGACGCTGCGCGCCGCCGGGGTGCGTCCGGTCGGGTCTGTCACGGTCCTGGACGGCCGCCGCCGGCTCGGCACCTACCGCGTCGACGGCACCCGCTCGGTGAAGCTGCCCGTGCTGAAGCCCGGCCGCCACGCCCTCCGGGCGGTGTACGCCGGCTCCGCCACCACCGAGGGAGCGCGCTCGCGGGTCCTGGTGCTGCGCGTCACGAAGCGCTGAGCGGAGCCGCGCTGCGGCACCGGCAGGCATCACCGGGCACCGCCCGACGAGACGGCACGGCCCGACCGGGGATCCCCGGTCGGGCCGTCCGCGCGTCAGGCGTCGCCGCCCCTAGGCGTGGGGGTAGGGCGCCGTGGGGGTGTCGTGCGGCGGCACGGCCGGCTGCTGCGGGGCGACCGGCGGGGCGGCCGGCGCCGCCGGCGGGGGCGGGGGGGTGGCCCCGCTGTCGCTGTCGTCGCCGATGCTCACCGGGCGACGGCCGGAGACGACGATCGCCGCCGCGATGATCGCCACCGCCACCAGTGCGATGACGACCCCCAGGGGTCGGTTGGCGTCCTCGCCGAGGTTGACGCTGACGACCGCGCCGACGATGAGCAGGGCGACGAGGTTCATCACCTTGATCAGCGGGTTGATCGCCGGGCCGGCGGTGTCCTTGAAGGGGTCGCCCACCGTGTCGCCGATGATCGTCGCCTCGTGGGCGAGGGAGCCCTTGCCGCCGTGCACGCCGTCCTCGACGAGCTTCTTCGCGTTGTCCCACGCGCCGCCCGAGTTGGCGAGGAAGACGGCCATGAGCGTGCCCGCGCCGATCGCGCCGGCGAGGAAGCCCGCGAGCGGACCGACACCGAGGCCGAAGCCGACCGCGACCGGCGACAGGATCGCCAGGATGCCCGGCGTGGCCAGCTCGCGCAGCGAGTCGCGGGTGACGATGTCCACCACGCGGCCGTACTCCGGGCGGGAGGTGCCGGCCATGATGCCGGGGTCGTCGCGGAACTGGCGGCGCACCTCGAAGACGACCGCGCCCGCCGCCCGGCCCACCGCGTTGATGGCGAGGCCCGAGAAGAGGAACACGACCGCGACGCCGATCAGCAGGCCGACCAGGATGTCGGGGCTGAAGACGAGGAAGGTCAGGGCCTGGGCGTCCTCGGCGCGCAGGTCGGTCTCGCGCACCGCCTCGACGACCTCGCCGATGTAGGAGCCGAAGAGCGCGCTCGCGGCCAGCACCGCGGTCGCGATCGCGATGCCCTTGGTGATCGCCTTGGTGGTGTTGCCGACCGCGTCGAGCTCGGTGAGGATCTGCGCGCCCGCGGGGCTGACCTCGCCCGACATCTCGGCGATGCCCTGGGCGTTGTCGGAGACCGGTCCGAAGGTGTCCATCGCGACGATGACGCCCACCGTGGTGAGCAGGCCGCAGCCGGCGAGCGCGACGGCGAAGAGCGAGATCGACAGCGAGCCCGACCCCAGCAGGAAGGCGCCGAAGACCGCCGAGCCGATGACGAGCGTCGTGTAGACCGCCGACTCGAAGCCGACCGAGAGGCCGGAGAGGATGACGGTCGCGGGGCCCGTGAGGGAGGTCTTGGCGACGTCCTTCACCGGGCGGTGGTCGGTGCCGGTGTAGTAGCCCGTGAGCGCCAGGATCACCGCGGCGAGCACGATGCCGAGCAGCACCGCCAGCGCCGCGATCAGGGCGGGGTTGCCGTCGGGCGCGCCGCCGCCGGCGAGCAGGTCGATCGGGCTCTCCTCGCGGCCGCTCAGCTCGGAGAACGAGCTCGGCAGGTAGAGGAAGGCCAGCAGCGTGCACGCCAGCGCCCCGATGCCCGCCGAGAGGTAGAAGGCGCGGTTGATGGTGGTCAGGCCGTTCTCGCCGGCACGCGGCTTGCACAGGTAGACACCCGCGATGGCGGTCAGCGCGCCGATGGCCGGCACGAGCAGCGGGAAGACGAGCCCCTTGTCGCCGAAGGCCTGCGAGCCGAGGATCAGCGCGGCGACCAGCGTGACGGCGTAGGACTCGAAGAGGTCGGCGGCCATGCCGGCGCAGTCGCCCACGTTGTCGCCCACGTTGTCGGCGATCGTGGCGGCGTTGCGCGGGTCGTCCTCGGGGATGCCCTGCTCGACCTTGCCCACGAGGTCGGCGCCGACGTCGGCGGCCTTCGTGAAGATGCCGCCGCCCACGCGCATGAACATCGCCAGCAGCGCGGCACCGAAGCCGAAGCCCTCGAGCACGTCGGGGGCGGAGTCCTGGAAGGCGATGACGACGACGCTGGCGCCCAGCAGGCCGAGGCCGACGGTGGCCATGCCGACGACCGCGCCGGTGCGGAAGGCGACGTTCATCGCCGGGTCGCGGCCGGTCGTGTTGGCAGCCGCGGCGACGCGGAGGTTGGCGCGCACCGCCAGCGACATCCCGAGGTAGCCGATCGCGGCGGAGAAGCCGGCGCCGAGGACGAAGAAGACGGAGCGGAAGATCCGGACGGCGGTGTCGTCGGCCGGCAGCGCGAGCAGCACGAAGAACGCGAGGGCCGCGAAGACCGCGAGGGTGCGGAACTGCCGCGTCAGGTAGGCGTTGGCGCCCTCCTGCACGGCGTGGGCGATGTTCCTCATGTTCTCGGTGCCCTCGGCTGCCGCGAGCACCTCGCGCCGGAACAGCGCCGCCATCGCCAGCGCGCCGAGCGCGATGACGAGGACGAGCACGGCCAGCACCAGGTTGCCCCCGGAGACGTCGACGACAGCGGGGTGGATCCCGGTCATGCGAACCTCCTGTAGCACGTCGTTGTGACTCAGGTCACGTCTGGTGCCGGAGTCTGGCGCACAACAGCAGGGCGCGCCAGAGGCGCGGGAGCAGGGCGCGGCCTCACACCACGGCGTACGCCGGGGGCCGGGCGCGGCGGGTGGGTGCCGGCGTGCGCGCGGGGCGCGGCAGGGGGCCGCGCGGACGGTGCGGGAGGAGCGGGTGGGGGCGGCGCGTCAGCGCTGCTGCGCGAGCGCGGCCTCGGCGGTCTCGTGGATCACGAACACCTTCGCCAGGCCGGTGATGCGGAAGATCTTGAGCAGGCGGTCCTGGTTGCAGACGAGCTCGAGCGAGCCGTCGTGGGCGCGGACCTTCTTGAGGCCGCCGACCAGCACGCCGAGGCCGGTGGAGTCGAGGAACTCGACGGCCTCCATGTCGACCAGGATGTCGTAGACGCCGGCGCCGACCAGCTCGGTGATCTGGTCGCGCAGCTTGGGGGCGGTGTAGACGTCGATCTCGCCTCCGACGGCGACGACGGTGCGGCCGTCGACCTCGTGCGTCGTCAGGGTCAGGTCCACGACATCTCCTCGGCGGGGCGCACCCGGGCGCCCGGTCTGGAACGGCAACCCCCACGGCTGCCCGGGCCATCAAACCACGTCGTCCCCCACACCGCAGGAAGTCGGTCGGACCGGTGGCACCGGACCGCGGACGCGGGCACTGTCGGCGGGCGGTGCGACACTCCTGCGGTGACCACGACCAGCTCTCCCGAGACGGGTTCCGGCGCCCGCCCGCGGCGCGGGGCGCCGGGCTCGGCGCGTGCCCTGGTCGAGCGGCTCGCGGCCGTCCCGGGCCGCGAGGAGCGGCTGACCCACGTCGAGGTGCTGCCCGCCCGCGAGGCCCGCGAGGCGGCGTGGCCCGCGTGGGTGCCCGACGACGTGCGCTCGGCCTTCGAGGCCCGCGGCGTGCTCCGTCCCTGGGCCCACCAGGTGGCCGCCGCAGAGGCCGCCCACGCCGGCCGCCACGTCGTGCTGTCGACCGGCACCGCGTCGGGCAAGTCGCTGGGCTACCTGCTGCCCGCGCTCGCCGACGTGCGCGCGGCCCGCGGGCCGAAGGGCCAGCGCGGCGCCGGCGTGCTCTACCTCTCCCCCACCAAGGCGCTCGCGCAGGACCAGCTCGCCTCCCTGCGCGGCCTCGGGCTCGACGTGCGCGCCACGACCCACGACGGCGACTCCTCGCGCGAGCAGCGCGAGTGGGCCCGCGACCACGCGGAGTACGTCCTCACCAACCCCGACATGCTCCACCGCTCGCTGCTGCCCGGCCACCAGCGGTGGGCCTCCTTCCTGCGCTCGCTGCGCTACGTCGTGGTCGACGAGTGCCATCACTACCGCGGCGTCTTCGGCGCCCACGTGGCGCACGTGCTGCGCCGTCTGCGACGCGTCTGCGCGGCGTACGGCGCGTCCCCGACGTTCGTGCTCGCCTCGGCGACGGTCTCGGACCCGGAGGTCGCCGGCGCCCGGCTGACAGGGCTGCCGGTCGAGGCGGTCACCGCCGACGGCTCGCCGCACGGCGAGGTCGTGCTCGGGCTGTGGGAGCCGCCGTTCACCTCGTGGGGCGGCGAGAACGGCGCCCCCGTGCGGCGCGCCGCCTCCTCCGAGGCCGCCGACCTGCTCGCCGACCTCGTCGCCGAGGACGTGCGCACCCTCGCCTTCGTCCGCTCGCGGCGCGGGGCGGAGCAGGTGGCGCTCGCGGCGGCCGAGCTGCTCGCCGACGTCGACCCCTCCCTGCCGCGTCGCGTCGCGTCCTACCGCAGCGGCTACCTGCCCGAGGAGCGGCGCATGCTCGAGCAGGCGGTGCGCGCCGGCGAGCTCACCGGGCTCGCCGCGACCAACGCGCTCGAGCTGGGCATCGACATCAGCGGGCTCGACGCCGTGCTGGTCGCGGGCTTCCCGGGCACCCGGGCCGCGCTGTGGCAGCAGGTCGGGCGCGCCGGGCGCTCCGGCGGCGAGGCCGTCGGCGTGATGGTGGCGCGCGACGACCCGCTCGACACCTACCTCGTCACCCACCCCGACGCACTCTTCGGGCGGCCGGTCGAGGCGACCGTGTTCGACCCCGACAACCCCTACGTGCTCGCGCCCCACCTGTGCGCGGCGGCCCAGGAGGCGCCGCTGACCGAGGCCGACCTGCCGCTCTTCGGGCCGGCGGCCCGCGGCACGGTCGACGGGCTGGTCGAGGCAGGGCTGCTGCGAGCGCGGCCGCACGGGTGGTTCTGGACCGACCGGCGGCGCGCGGCCGACCTCGCCGACATCCGCTCGGCGGGCGGCTCCCCGGTGCAGCTCGTCGAGGTCGGCACCGGCCGGGTGGTCGGCACGGTCGACGGCGCGAGCGCCCACGGCACCGCCCACCCCGGCGCGGTCTACGTGCACCGCGGCGAGACCTACCTCGTGCGCTCGCTCGACCTCGAGCACCACGTCGCCGAGATCGAGCCGGCCAGCCCGCCCTTCACCACCAGCGCCCGCGAGGTCACCGACATCAGCATCGTCGCCGAGCGCGAGCACCGCTGGTGGGGTGACTGCCGGCTCGCCCTGGGCGAGGTCGACGTGTCGCACCAGGTCGTCTCCTTCCTCCGGCGACGCGTGCCGGGTGGGGAGGTCGTGGGCGAGGAGCCGCTCGACCTGCCCGAGCGCACCCTGCGCACCACCGCGGTCTGGTGGACCGTGCCGGCCGACGCGCTCGCGGAGTCCGGCATCCAGGCCGCCGACCTGCCGGGCGCCGCCCACGCCGCCGAGCACTGCTCCATCGGGCTGCTGCCGCTCTTCGCGACCTGCGACCGCTGGGACATCGGCGGCGTCTCGACCGCCCTGCACGCCGACACCGGCCGGCTGACGGTCTTCGTGCACGACGGCCACCCGGGCGGCGCCGGCTTCGCGGAGCGCGGCTACCGCGCCGCCCGCCGGTGGCTCACGGCCACCCGCGAGGCCATCGCGGCCTGCCGCTGCGTCGAGGGCTGCCCCTCCTGCATCCAGTCGCCGAAGTGCGGCAACCAGAACAACCCGCTCGACAAGTCGGGCGCCATCGCGCTGCTCGACGTGCTGCTGCGCCACGCCGAGGTGTAGCCGGGCCGACGTCGGCGCGCCCGCCCGGTCAGGGTGCCGGACCGGCCCGGGCGGTGGCGTGGAGCTCGACGTCGGGCCCGGCCCACTCCGGGCCCGGGACGGTCGCGGTCACGAGGACGTCGTCGCCCAGCACCGCGCAGTCGCGCAGGGCCGCACCGTTGGCCGCCACCACGCGGCCAGCGGCGGCGCAGCCGTCCGCCCCGTCACGGTGGGCGACCGCCCCCGCGAGGGCGGCGAGGTCGGCGGCCGACGCGGCCACCCGGCGGGCGTGCAGCAACCCGCCCACCGCCGCGGCACCGCAGGCCACCAGCAGCAGCACCGAGGCGAGCGACACCACGAGCACCGTCGCCGCGCCGCACTCGCGCGCGCCGCCACGGGATCGAAGTGGGTCGAGGGGTCGTCGCGTGCGGGGTCGGCGTGCGCGGAGCGGGCCGGGGCAGTGCCCGCGGCGAGGTCGGGCCGCGGTCACCACCCTCCTCCGTCGTCCTCGACGACCGCCACCGCGGTGGCCTCGACCTGGACGGTCGGGAGCACGGCGAAGACGCCGCCCGGGCCCGCGACGGGGGCGGTGGCCACCACCCGGACCCGGCCACCGCCGACGTCGACGCGGATCAGCGCGCCGCTGGTCGCGACCCGCTGCCCCAGGGCGACGGCCGCCGCCCGGTCGTCACCCCGAGCGAGGGCCCGCGCCGTCTCGCGGGCGGCGTCCACGGCCCGGACCTGCGCCACCCCGGCGGCCAGCAGCCACACCAGGCCGACGGTCACCGACAGCAGCAGCGGCAGCCCCAGCGCGAGCTCGGCCGTGACCGCACCGCGCTGCGGCCGGGCCGCACGGCCCCGCCGGGAGGGGCGGGCCCGCCCGGCCGCCGAGGTGATCGGGGCCGGGCCCCGAGACCACCCCGGCGAACCGGCGAGGACCGGGCCGTGGCGCCGGGTCACCCGATGCCCAGCAGCCCGAGCACGTGGTCGAAGAGCGTCTTCAGCAGTCGGTCGCCGAAGCCGCCGCTCAGCAGCGCGAACAGCACGCCGGCGAGGCCGGCGCCGGCGGCCGTGCCCACGGCGTACTCCGCGGTCGTGATGCCCCGCTCGTCCTCGGGGCGGGAGGCGGGCGTGGGTCGGGTGGTCGGGACAGGTCGCACAGGGGTCTCCCCTCGTCGGGCGCCCCGGACGGGCGCCGCGTGACCCCAGGCTCGACCGCCGCGGCGGCGTCGGGGCGCCGCAGCCACCCGCCTGTGGAGCGACACGCCCCCGCGGGACCCTGTGCACGCGCACCGGCCCACCCGGCCGGTGGTCTGCACCGACCCGTGCCGGAGGTCCGGGCGGGCTCAGGACGGAGGTCCCGAGGCCGAACGTGGAGGACGGCTCTCCCCCCGCAGGCAGGAGCACCCCCGTGGCCGACATCCGCACCAAGGTCGTGGCCCTCGGCCTCGGCAGCGTCCTCGTGACCGGCGCCGCGCTCGCCGGCGTCGGTGCCTGGCGCACCGGCGACTTCGCCCAGCAGGCCGAGCGCGACGCCACGACCATGACGGCCCAGCGACTGGACGCGCTGACGCAGGGCGTCTACGACGTCGTCAGCACGCAGGGCGCCTCGACCGCGCAGATGGTCGACACGGCGCTGCGCACCGCCACCCACGTGACCGATCAGGCCGGCGGGCTCGCCGTCGGCGGCGGCTCCGTCACGTGGCAGGCGAAGAACCAGGTCCCGGGGACGTCTCGCCCGTCACGCTCCCGCGGATGGAGGTCGGCGGCACCTGGCTGGGCCAGGTCGTCGACCCGGAGCAGACCACCCCGC
Proteins encoded:
- a CDS encoding DUF7059 domain-containing protein, with translation MSPADPSTPAARDLPRRLREALQEADFTVEAVAALLGPTAHAALGRNETTPGLRRTGGGSPLETLTRLFLLQAPVAAAEAEAALPGLVDRLAAEGILERSVGQVAARLDVRPYSAADGAGAGGADRALWVVSDLTPGLDGAPTRVGADHVLGISSASTSLAQLTLRHPVERALDLGTGCGVQALHLATHARRVVATDVNRRALRVARLNAALNEADAVEVREGSYFEPVAGEEFDLIATNPPFVISPATGERLVYRDSGLPGDRVVEDIVRAAPRHLAPGGWCQVLANWVIADGTPWDERLAGWLDEECDALVVQREVLDPAAYVELWLKDAGHHGGPDYAQRYDTWLSWLEDQGVEAIGFGWVDLRRRTGSEPGGRVVDLLEWPFEVEQPIAPAIAAWATSAGLAAALGDDDVLAATRLVARADVRQETLGAVGAEDPETVVLRQQLGFRRARTADTVEAALVGACDGDLTVGQVLDALAQLLERDPGATRATYLPVVRELVAQGYLGV
- a CDS encoding Ig-like domain repeat protein — protein: MVVGGAVLGVTTVPAGAAPAAAVASAAAPTVSGADDRLLGLQLLEVVQPPTLSGTPGVGSLLTLTSPAWSLLGVTEQFAWLRNGVPIPGATGSTYVPTTADAGAVLQGVVTGSVLGLLPVEAVTGALQLPGLPGDGTGGTGGGTDGGGGTGGTDGCTTDPSGQLSVLQPPQIAGLQGVGSLLVVLDPLWSLPGISMAYQWFSGGVPVPGATDEFFVPGVAEAGLPLLVRVTGTLAGVPVVSTVSDTVLVPLLPDQELSASDAPTLTQPAKVGKPVVATDPTWSTDGVTATYQWFANGSPISGATAKSFTPTAAELAKTVLVKVTGTKEGWTAKTVDSTGIVVGKGDAPTFTAQPGVTGTHGLGSTLSATLGTWPGTTSVGAQWLRDGVPVAGASGLNYVVQAADVGRRLSVLVTAVKPGHETATFTTTPVAVAKTRASAGLRLVKAKVKKGTRAVAVLTLRAAGVRPVGSVTVLDGRRRLGTYRVDGTRSVKLPVLKPGRHALRAVYAGSATTEGARSRVLVLRVTKR
- a CDS encoding sodium-translocating pyrophosphatase — encoded protein: MTGIHPAVVDVSGGNLVLAVLVLVIALGALAMAALFRREVLAAAEGTENMRNIAHAVQEGANAYLTRQFRTLAVFAALAFFVLLALPADDTAVRIFRSVFFVLGAGFSAAIGYLGMSLAVRANLRVAAAANTTGRDPAMNVAFRTGAVVGMATVGLGLLGASVVVIAFQDSAPDVLEGFGFGAALLAMFMRVGGGIFTKAADVGADLVGKVEQGIPEDDPRNAATIADNVGDNVGDCAGMAADLFESYAVTLVAALILGSQAFGDKGLVFPLLVPAIGALTAIAGVYLCKPRAGENGLTTINRAFYLSAGIGALACTLLAFLYLPSSFSELSGREESPIDLLAGGGAPDGNPALIAALAVLLGIVLAAVILALTGYYTGTDHRPVKDVAKTSLTGPATVILSGLSVGFESAVYTTLVIGSAVFGAFLLGSGSLSISLFAVALAGCGLLTTVGVIVAMDTFGPVSDNAQGIAEMSGEVSPAGAQILTELDAVGNTTKAITKGIAIATAVLAASALFGSYIGEVVEAVRETDLRAEDAQALTFLVFSPDILVGLLIGVAVVFLFSGLAINAVGRAAGAVVFEVRRQFRDDPGIMAGTSRPEYGRVVDIVTRDSLRELATPGILAILSPVAVGFGLGVGPLAGFLAGAIGAGTLMAVFLANSGGAWDNAKKLVEDGVHGGKGSLAHEATIIGDTVGDPFKDTAGPAINPLIKVMNLVALLIVGAVVSVNLGEDANRPLGVVIALVAVAIIAAAIVVSGRRPVSIGDDSDSGATPPPPPAAPAAPPVAPQQPAVPPHDTPTAPYPHA
- a CDS encoding anti-sigma factor antagonist; its protein translation is MDLTLTTHEVDGRTVVAVGGEIDVYTAPKLRDQITELVGAGVYDILVDMEAVEFLDSTGLGVLVGGLKKVRAHDGSLELVCNQDRLLKIFRITGLAKVFVIHETAEAALAQQR
- a CDS encoding DEAD/DEAH box helicase, producing the protein MVERLAAVPGREERLTHVEVLPAREAREAAWPAWVPDDVRSAFEARGVLRPWAHQVAAAEAAHAGRHVVLSTGTASGKSLGYLLPALADVRAARGPKGQRGAGVLYLSPTKALAQDQLASLRGLGLDVRATTHDGDSSREQREWARDHAEYVLTNPDMLHRSLLPGHQRWASFLRSLRYVVVDECHHYRGVFGAHVAHVLRRLRRVCAAYGASPTFVLASATVSDPEVAGARLTGLPVEAVTADGSPHGEVVLGLWEPPFTSWGGENGAPVRRAASSEAADLLADLVAEDVRTLAFVRSRRGAEQVALAAAELLADVDPSLPRRVASYRSGYLPEERRMLEQAVRAGELTGLAATNALELGIDISGLDAVLVAGFPGTRAALWQQVGRAGRSGGEAVGVMVARDDPLDTYLVTHPDALFGRPVEATVFDPDNPYVLAPHLCAAAQEAPLTEADLPLFGPAARGTVDGLVEAGLLRARPHGWFWTDRRRAADLADIRSAGGSPVQLVEVGTGRVVGTVDGASAHGTAHPGAVYVHRGETYLVRSLDLEHHVAEIEPASPPFTTSAREVTDISIVAEREHRWWGDCRLALGEVDVSHQVVSFLRRRVPGGEVVGEEPLDLPERTLRTTAVWWTVPADALAESGIQAADLPGAAHAAEHCSIGLLPLFATCDRWDIGGVSTALHADTGRLTVFVHDGHPGGAGFAERGYRAARRWLTATREAIAACRCVEGCPSCIQSPKCGNQNNPLDKSGAIALLDVLLRHAEV
- a CDS encoding Rv3654c family TadE-like protein; the protein is MVTAARPRRGHCPGPLRARRPRTRRPLDPLRSRGGARECGAATVLVVSLASVLLLVACGAAAVGGLLHARRVAASAADLAALAGAVAHRDGADGCAAAGRVVAANGAALRDCAVLGDDVLVTATVPGPEWAGPDVELHATARAGPAP
- a CDS encoding TadE family type IV pilus minor pilin, with product MTRRHGPVLAGSPGWSRGPAPITSAAGRARPSRRGRAARPQRGAVTAELALGLPLLLSVTVGLVWLLAAGVAQVRAVDAARETARALARGDDRAAAVALGQRVATSGALIRVDVGGGRVRVVATAPVAGPGGVFAVLPTVQVEATAVAVVEDDGGGW
- a CDS encoding DUF4244 domain-containing protein → MRPVPTTRPTPASRPEDERGITTAEYAVGTAAGAGLAGVLFALLSGGFGDRLLKTLFDHVLGLLGIG